The following proteins are co-located in the Paenibacillus sp. FSL H8-0079 genome:
- a CDS encoding dynamin family protein, with protein MSRTEYPKEMAKPLLPLREAMEQTGDHTAVQALTDLISKAEMRHLTIAFCGHFSAGKSSLINSLCGKRVLPSSPVPTSANVVSIRNGKPRALIYTSPNVSADNSAGTLEVSPEELEAYCKNGGAYSSIEVWDDIPLLKDDAVLLDTPGVDSTDRGHSLATHSALHLADVVFYVMDYNHVQSETNLSFAKSLSDWGKPLFLIVNQIDKHRERELSFDQYTEGVEAIFAAWEVRYDGLLFTSLRDKQHRYNQWDVLPGLIGHMMQEKEALITHSLASSASHVTEQHLTRQAEKREDEESSLLDEIGGKEGIERLERELELLDQQATDIRTGPSRVREKFRAELEPLLANANLTPADIRASAATYLESRKPGFRVGLLFSGGKTEQEKQRRASELVRLLQDQVSGQVEVHIRTMLRQLGESHQLWGAEWEQALNAELPAVDEALLEMKRSASAEVSPEYVIQFSKDLRGEIEARYRRSAMMLADRMLEALGARGEAALQALDASRAALLAQSAAAARYTALQRSAAAEAAGLRSLLPHAGPLPSGLLPEVKGPHVPAVPEPGEAPGSHAGTSTSVAAQPQTPEAPPAQRAAAAAVPGPSAAAGAERRRRLDAAAARLEAAAALVEPYPAMGSAVRDLRARAASLAGGTFTLALFGAFSAGKSSFANALLGEAVLPVSPHPTTAAINRIMAPAGGAEHGTARVRMKTRDAFQEDLGYSFRLLGLGEPGAEWQKRVKSLSPQDVHPAGRPHYSFLQAAASGWEETADQLGQDVLVDLEGYRNFVANEKKSCFVDSIDLYYSCDVTEQGIVLVDTPGADSVNARHTGVTFNYMKNADALIFVTYYNHAFSQGDRQFLNQLGRVKDSSAMDQMFFVVNASDLSSSEEELDQVLDHVSTQLRSNGIRAPRLFPVSSIQAMEGKMAGDSNLLEQSGFIRFEEEFNQFAGRELADLAVGGASEEMARVIQRLKKRAEDAAQGEEALQQRRDELETIQGQSRQRIQRLAERSMKEELSQETAELLFHVRQRLAYRLGLFMAEAFHPSVLREDRGNLKTAFAACGRELLRMIAIELEQELLATTLRLEQAGQTWLMKQVTECIDEVRQLSGGVDVSLPLNERWSTPVLEEVRLEEPSGWKSYLNYFRNPKQFFEGDGRQRLQEALDPVLKQMIIEVLPAAQDKLIQFYDNQLLQSLQHQSRQLEERLDEAVSGIQDTLESGIPAEQWSSLSVQLEQMERS; from the coding sequence ATGTCCAGAACAGAATACCCAAAAGAAATGGCTAAACCTCTGCTTCCGCTGCGTGAAGCGATGGAGCAGACAGGGGACCATACGGCTGTACAGGCTTTAACGGATTTAATCAGCAAGGCGGAAATGAGACATCTGACGATTGCGTTCTGTGGTCATTTCTCTGCAGGCAAATCGAGTCTCATCAACAGTTTGTGCGGTAAGCGGGTGTTGCCTTCAAGTCCGGTGCCAACAAGTGCGAATGTGGTGTCCATACGTAATGGTAAGCCGAGAGCGCTTATTTATACATCCCCAAACGTAAGCGCTGACAATAGTGCAGGAACACTTGAAGTTTCTCCAGAGGAATTGGAGGCGTATTGCAAAAATGGCGGAGCGTACAGCTCGATTGAGGTATGGGATGATATTCCGCTGCTGAAAGATGATGCTGTCCTGCTGGATACACCAGGTGTGGATTCAACAGATCGCGGACATAGTCTCGCGACCCATTCAGCGCTTCATCTTGCGGATGTGGTGTTCTATGTCATGGACTATAATCATGTTCAGTCCGAGACAAACCTTTCATTTGCCAAAAGTCTGTCGGATTGGGGCAAACCGTTGTTTCTGATCGTGAACCAGATCGACAAGCATCGGGAGCGTGAGCTTTCGTTTGACCAATATACCGAAGGTGTGGAAGCTATATTTGCGGCCTGGGAAGTTAGATATGACGGACTGTTGTTTACTTCCCTTCGTGACAAGCAGCATCGTTACAACCAGTGGGATGTGCTTCCGGGACTCATTGGACACATGATGCAAGAGAAGGAAGCATTAATCACGCATAGTTTGGCAAGTTCGGCCAGTCATGTAACGGAGCAACATCTGACAAGGCAAGCGGAGAAACGTGAAGACGAAGAAAGTTCCCTGCTGGATGAGATTGGTGGCAAGGAAGGAATTGAACGCTTGGAACGAGAGCTGGAGCTTCTCGATCAGCAAGCAACAGACATTCGTACTGGGCCTTCGCGAGTGCGTGAGAAGTTCAGGGCAGAGCTTGAACCCCTTCTGGCGAATGCGAATCTTACACCTGCGGATATTCGTGCGTCTGCTGCTACCTATTTGGAGAGTCGCAAACCGGGATTCCGCGTGGGTTTATTGTTCTCAGGTGGCAAAACCGAGCAGGAGAAACAACGCCGTGCTTCTGAACTGGTCAGACTGTTACAGGATCAGGTTTCCGGACAAGTGGAGGTACATATTCGCACAATGCTCAGGCAGTTGGGTGAATCCCATCAGCTATGGGGAGCGGAGTGGGAGCAGGCGCTCAATGCGGAACTGCCTGCTGTAGATGAAGCGCTATTGGAGATGAAGCGCAGTGCCAGTGCGGAAGTGTCTCCAGAGTATGTGATTCAATTCAGCAAAGATCTGCGGGGCGAGATTGAGGCCCGCTATCGCAGGTCGGCCATGATGCTGGCCGACCGCATGCTAGAGGCGCTGGGCGCGCGAGGCGAGGCCGCGCTTCAGGCGCTGGACGCCAGCCGCGCAGCGCTGCTGGCGCAATCCGCGGCGGCGGCGCGCTACACGGCGCTCCAGCGCAGCGCCGCCGCAGAGGCAGCAGGGCTGCGCAGCCTGCTGCCCCATGCGGGCCCCCTCCCCTCCGGGCTATTGCCGGAGGTGAAGGGCCCGCACGTGCCCGCCGTGCCTGAACCGGGCGAAGCTCCCGGTTCGCATGCGGGCACGTCAACGTCTGTGGCTGCGCAGCCACAGACGCCAGAGGCACCGCCAGCTCAGCGCGCAGCCGCGGCGGCGGTGCCTGGGCCATCGGCGGCGGCTGGTGCTGAACGCCGCCGACGCCTGGACGCAGCAGCGGCACGGCTCGAAGCCGCTGCTGCGCTGGTGGAGCCGTACCCCGCCATGGGGTCGGCGGTACGGGATCTGCGTGCACGCGCGGCTTCGCTTGCGGGCGGCACGTTTACTTTGGCGCTGTTCGGAGCATTCAGCGCCGGCAAATCCTCCTTCGCCAACGCGTTGCTGGGCGAAGCTGTACTACCCGTCTCACCGCATCCAACGACAGCGGCGATTAACCGGATCATGGCTCCTGCCGGGGGCGCGGAGCATGGAACAGCCCGGGTCCGCATGAAGACCCGGGACGCCTTCCAGGAAGATCTCGGCTATTCCTTCCGATTGCTCGGACTCGGCGAGCCTGGAGCGGAGTGGCAGAAGCGAGTTAAATCGCTCTCGCCACAGGATGTGCATCCGGCGGGGCGCCCGCACTACAGCTTTTTGCAGGCGGCAGCATCCGGTTGGGAAGAGACAGCGGACCAGCTGGGTCAGGATGTGCTGGTGGATCTGGAGGGTTACCGTAACTTTGTCGCAAACGAGAAGAAGTCCTGTTTTGTAGACAGTATCGATCTGTATTACAGTTGCGATGTAACGGAACAAGGCATTGTGTTGGTGGACACGCCAGGAGCAGACTCCGTGAATGCTCGTCATACGGGTGTAACCTTCAATTATATGAAGAATGCGGATGCACTCATTTTCGTAACGTATTACAACCATGCGTTCTCTCAAGGAGATCGTCAGTTCCTGAACCAGTTGGGACGTGTCAAAGACAGTTCTGCCATGGATCAGATGTTCTTTGTTGTGAATGCCAGTGATCTGTCTTCCTCTGAGGAAGAACTGGATCAGGTTCTCGATCATGTGAGTACCCAACTGCGCAGTAATGGAATTCGGGCACCAAGACTTTTCCCGGTATCAAGCATACAGGCGATGGAAGGCAAGATGGCCGGGGATTCGAATCTGCTGGAGCAATCCGGATTTATCCGGTTTGAGGAAGAGTTCAACCAATTTGCTGGCAGAGAATTAGCCGATCTTGCCGTCGGTGGTGCTTCCGAAGAGATGGCACGTGTCATTCAGCGGCTGAAGAAGCGTGCGGAGGATGCAGCTCAGGGTGAGGAAGCATTGCAGCAGCGGCGGGATGAACTGGAGACCATTCAGGGACAGTCACGTCAACGCATACAGCGACTTGCAGAGCGATCCATGAAGGAAGAATTGTCTCAGGAAACAGCAGAATTGCTGTTCCATGTGCGGCAGCGACTTGCCTATCGTCTTGGTCTATTCATGGCAGAAGCATTCCATCCATCCGTACTTCGGGAGGATCGTGGCAATTTGAAGACGGCTTTTGCAGCCTGTGGACGTGAACTGTTACGCATGATTGCCATCGAACTGGAGCAGGAACTGCTCGCCACAACCCTCAGACTCGAACAGGCAGGTCAGACCTGGCTGATGAAGCAAGTTACGGAATGTATAGACGAGGTGAGACAGTTATCTGGGGGTGTAGATGTATCACTGCCACTGAACGAACGTTGGAGTACACCTGTGCTTGAAGAGGTTCGGCTGGAAGAACCGTCCGGATGGAAAAGCTATTTGAATTACTTCCGTAATCCGAAGCAGTTCTTCGAAGGGGATGGGCGTCAGCGGTTACAAGAGGCACTTGATCCTGTCCTCAAACAGATGATCATTGAAGTTCTTCCTGCTGCGCAAGACAAGCTGATTCAGTTTTATGACAACCAGCTTCTTCAATCCTTGCAACACCAATCCCGACAGTTGGAAGAACGTCTGGACGAGGCGGTGAGCGGAATTCAAGATACCCTGGAAAGCGGAATTCCTGCCGAGCAATGGTCGAGCTTGTCTGTACAACTGGAACAGATGGAACGCAGTTAA
- a CDS encoding ABC transporter ATP-binding protein has protein sequence MDVLRQLQTFFWEKRTYLFVSILFLALATALGLVYPYMLRILIDDIIVPRTFEDVPIIALTVLGVVILKAGMQFLHGFFGGRLGNFLAYRLRNACYEKLQFLSFRYYDTAKTGDLMSRLTGDLEAIRNFIGFGFAQILNMIFMVVFGAIMMMTMSWQLTLFTLICIPLLAFVALRFESKIHPAFQEMRLALSSLTTAVQENITGVRTVKSFAREPYEVEKFSTRNERYKTNQIHAATLWSRYFPIMEILASVSIVLLLVIGGRMVIQKTLTLGELVAFFSLIWYIIGPMWNLGFHINNYTQSKASGERVLELLNTPVDVEETQDPVIVEADQVNGHVTFESVTFAYGNKMPAVTDINFDAAPGSVIGFLGGTGSGKSTIIQLLMRAYNVNSGSIKLDGKNIKDIGIRSLRSQIASVFQETFLFSSSIRNNISYGLKNVTTDEIIRAAKLAKAHDFIMEFPDGYDTVVGERGMGLSGGQKQRIAIARALLKNPKILVLDDATSAVDMETEHEIQSGFQEVMRGRTTFIIAHRISSLRHADEILVLDEGRVVQRGKHTELIEVPGPYQDVYKIQYADYIARGKREAGEQVNS, from the coding sequence ATGGATGTTCTTAGGCAACTGCAAACCTTTTTTTGGGAAAAGCGAACGTATTTATTTGTATCAATCTTGTTCCTCGCCTTAGCGACCGCACTTGGGTTAGTGTATCCGTACATGCTGAGGATACTGATTGATGACATTATTGTTCCGCGAACTTTTGAAGACGTTCCCATAATTGCCTTGACTGTGTTAGGTGTAGTTATTTTGAAAGCGGGAATGCAGTTTTTACATGGGTTTTTTGGAGGGCGCTTGGGTAACTTCCTGGCGTACAGACTTCGTAACGCATGTTACGAAAAGCTTCAATTTTTATCCTTCCGTTATTATGATACGGCCAAGACAGGTGATCTGATGTCCCGCCTCACGGGAGATTTGGAAGCCATCCGTAACTTTATCGGATTTGGTTTCGCCCAGATTCTTAACATGATTTTCATGGTCGTATTCGGCGCAATCATGATGATGACCATGAGTTGGCAGCTTACGCTGTTCACGCTCATATGCATCCCATTACTTGCCTTCGTTGCGCTGAGATTCGAATCCAAAATTCACCCTGCGTTTCAGGAGATGCGGCTGGCGCTCAGTTCACTGACGACAGCGGTACAGGAGAATATCACTGGCGTACGTACGGTAAAATCCTTTGCACGTGAGCCATATGAAGTGGAGAAATTCTCCACACGTAATGAACGTTACAAGACGAATCAGATTCATGCCGCAACATTGTGGAGTCGCTATTTTCCGATCATGGAGATTCTTGCTTCGGTAAGCATCGTGCTGTTGCTGGTGATCGGTGGAAGAATGGTTATACAGAAGACGCTGACACTCGGTGAACTCGTTGCCTTTTTCAGTTTGATCTGGTACATAATCGGTCCAATGTGGAACCTTGGGTTCCATATCAACAACTATACGCAATCCAAAGCTTCAGGTGAACGGGTGCTCGAACTGCTGAATACGCCAGTGGATGTTGAAGAAACGCAAGATCCGGTCATTGTGGAGGCAGACCAGGTGAACGGCCATGTGACATTTGAATCCGTTACCTTTGCCTACGGCAACAAAATGCCAGCGGTAACTGATATTAATTTTGATGCTGCACCCGGTTCTGTAATCGGTTTCCTCGGGGGAACAGGTTCAGGTAAATCGACCATCATTCAGCTTCTGATGCGTGCATATAACGTCAACTCGGGTTCGATCAAGCTGGATGGCAAAAATATCAAAGACATAGGCATCCGCAGTTTGCGGAGTCAGATCGCTTCTGTTTTCCAGGAAACATTCCTGTTCTCATCCAGTATTCGTAATAATATTTCCTACGGACTTAAGAACGTCACCACGGATGAGATTATCCGTGCAGCCAAGCTGGCCAAGGCTCATGACTTCATTATGGAGTTCCCGGATGGATATGACACGGTGGTTGGTGAACGCGGCATGGGATTATCGGGTGGACAGAAACAGCGGATTGCGATCGCAAGGGCTTTGCTGAAAAATCCGAAAATTCTGGTACTTGATGATGCAACCAGCGCCGTGGATATGGAGACGGAACATGAGATTCAATCCGGTTTCCAGGAAGTTATGCGCGGCAGAACGACATTTATTATTGCACACCGGATATCTTCACTACGACATGCAGATGAGATTCTGGTGCTTGATGAAGGTCGCGTGGTACAACGTGGTAAACATACCGAACTCATTGAAGTGCCTGGACCATACCAGGATGTTTATAAAATTCAATATGCAGATTATATTGCCCGCGGTAAGCGGGAGGCTGGGGAGCAGGTGAATTCATGA
- a CDS encoding AraC family transcriptional regulator: MQMHNNEIKSEHFDRLDHMNFRLINVNYTSGPATEWLLRKHFIETYMLLFVASGQGWLKIDGSFIELKAGGLYVGFPGQLVEANVRSLDERGVYHMNFDVMYALEQEGETALDMMKQLLRNEVNGEVTSSSPVAVGVICQMIYHHTLKKDGLQRYYGQIRFQELLYTMFYDGAYAEKTDLTSPIEHVKAYMEQNYAKRLTIEELANVARMSPRHFMRLFKKRYGYSPVDYLTFYRIKQAQILMRNDHSYRLKDVASYVGYQDETYFRRKFKQISGIPPAAFIRNSKQKIAAVHSVSIGILLALQIIPCAARASHPWTYYYRRKYETDKVMPLAEGETIWLEQLRLVKPDYIITAGTESAILQSQLRSIAPVCDLPWEKGDWREHLRYVASFLDRSDIAEVWLQRYEEKATIIKNQLADFIRKDRLVVLKVYGEKLQMLGQRSIASVFYVDMQMEGPEGIETYWERGTVSIKELSVLNVERILLIVGDDETSRQTWTDVRKSEEWLALLAVQNGRVDILLSSVLLDYTAFTHELMLDEILKLWQDRP, encoded by the coding sequence ATGCAGATGCACAACAACGAAATAAAATCAGAGCATTTTGATCGCCTGGATCATATGAACTTTAGGCTCATTAATGTCAATTATACGAGTGGTCCTGCCACGGAGTGGCTTCTGAGGAAACACTTCATTGAAACATACATGTTATTATTTGTAGCCAGTGGACAAGGGTGGTTAAAGATCGATGGGAGTTTCATCGAATTAAAGGCTGGCGGACTGTACGTAGGCTTCCCGGGGCAGCTGGTTGAGGCAAATGTGCGTTCGTTGGATGAACGAGGCGTGTATCACATGAACTTTGATGTCATGTACGCACTGGAGCAGGAGGGTGAAACAGCCCTGGATATGATGAAACAACTTTTGCGTAATGAAGTGAATGGTGAGGTCACCTCATCTTCACCCGTTGCTGTTGGCGTGATCTGCCAGATGATTTACCACCATACATTGAAGAAGGATGGCTTGCAACGGTACTATGGTCAAATTCGTTTCCAGGAACTGCTGTATACCATGTTTTACGATGGAGCCTATGCAGAAAAGACGGATCTGACTTCACCGATTGAACATGTTAAAGCCTATATGGAGCAGAATTACGCGAAGAGATTAACCATCGAGGAATTAGCAAATGTTGCACGAATGAGCCCGCGACACTTCATGCGTTTATTCAAAAAAAGATATGGCTACAGTCCAGTGGATTATTTGACCTTTTATCGAATCAAACAAGCCCAGATCTTAATGAGAAATGATCACAGTTATCGACTCAAGGATGTGGCATCGTACGTGGGTTATCAGGATGAGACGTATTTCCGTCGTAAATTTAAACAAATCTCCGGTATTCCACCGGCAGCATTTATACGTAATAGCAAACAAAAAATTGCTGCGGTTCATTCTGTGAGCATTGGCATACTGCTTGCATTGCAGATCATTCCCTGTGCTGCGCGTGCAAGTCATCCGTGGACATACTATTACAGACGTAAATATGAAACGGACAAAGTTATGCCACTCGCAGAGGGGGAGACCATCTGGCTGGAACAGCTTCGATTAGTTAAACCTGATTATATTATTACCGCTGGCACGGAGTCTGCGATTCTGCAAAGTCAGCTTCGTTCCATTGCTCCTGTGTGTGATCTCCCGTGGGAAAAAGGCGATTGGAGAGAACATTTGAGATATGTTGCAAGCTTTTTGGACAGGTCGGATATTGCAGAGGTATGGCTTCAAAGATATGAAGAGAAGGCAACAATTATTAAGAATCAGCTTGCAGATTTCATACGTAAAGACAGGCTGGTTGTGCTCAAAGTATATGGCGAAAAATTGCAGATGTTAGGCCAAAGGAGCATTGCTTCCGTTTTTTACGTTGATATGCAAATGGAGGGTCCCGAAGGAATTGAGACTTATTGGGAACGGGGCACAGTGAGCATTAAGGAGCTGTCTGTTCTCAACGTTGAAAGAATATTACTGATTGTGGGTGATGATGAGACATCCAGGCAGACATGGACTGATGTACGGAAGTCTGAAGAATGGCTTGCGTTGTTGGCGGTGCAGAATGGCAGAGTGGACATCCTTTTGTCGAGCGTCCTGCTGGACTACACTGCGTTTACCCATGAGCTTATGTTGGATGAAATATTAAAACTATGGCAAGATCGTCCATAG
- a CDS encoding ABC transporter ATP-binding protein: MSAETIADRREAKGASEKKLNERFVYQDDEIIEKPFNWKEFGRLFAYMKPYAKQLLPLVILMMILGTITKLSVPFLISLAIDRAIAPATGLPSMTMLYWIAGSILFLYLVQWAANTYRIKLTNIIGQRVIYDLRSDLFKHIQKLSFNFFDKRPAGSVLVRVTNDINSLQDLFTNGAVNVMIDCVQLLGIIVILLLINWKLGLAVIITVPIMFIISTKLRVLIRRAWQDVRMKNSRINSHLNESIQGIRVTQAYTQEKENMKYFDNMNLSSKKSWDRASAMNQGFGPLIEITGGFGTLILFWFGAYLIQEGQLTVGLLVAFANYVGNFWDPINRLGQMYNQLLVAMASSERIFEFMDEKPSIADKPGAKPLPSIKGDIAFENVVFEYEKGRQALKGISFSAAAGQSIALVGHTGSGKSTIINLISRFYDISGGRLTIDGQDVRDVTVESLRSQISIVLQDTFIFSGTIRDNIRFGRLDATNEEVEDAAKAVNAHEFIMKLPGGYDTEVEERGNVLSMGQRQLLSFARALLANPRILILDEATASIDTETELKIQEALKVLLQGRTSFMVAHRLSTIRNADNIIVLDHGEIKEEGNHEQLIQKQGIYNGLIEAQYRFL, encoded by the coding sequence ATGAGTGCCGAAACGATAGCAGACAGGCGCGAGGCCAAAGGCGCCTCTGAGAAGAAACTGAATGAACGATTTGTGTATCAGGACGATGAAATTATTGAAAAGCCGTTTAACTGGAAAGAATTCGGACGTTTGTTTGCATACATGAAACCATATGCGAAACAACTGCTACCACTCGTTATTCTAATGATGATCTTGGGTACCATTACGAAATTGTCCGTACCATTTCTGATCAGTCTGGCGATTGACCGGGCCATCGCACCGGCAACAGGGTTGCCAAGTATGACTATGCTTTATTGGATAGCAGGCTCTATATTATTCTTGTATCTCGTTCAATGGGCTGCCAATACGTACCGGATCAAACTGACCAATATTATTGGACAGCGCGTTATTTATGATCTTCGCTCGGATCTGTTCAAGCATATCCAGAAGCTGTCCTTTAACTTTTTTGACAAAAGACCGGCAGGTTCGGTACTGGTACGTGTTACGAATGATATTAACTCCCTTCAGGATCTGTTTACCAACGGTGCAGTTAACGTCATGATCGACTGCGTACAGCTCCTAGGGATCATTGTGATCCTGCTGTTGATTAACTGGAAACTGGGTCTTGCCGTAATTATTACGGTACCGATCATGTTTATCATCTCGACCAAACTGCGGGTGCTGATCCGTCGTGCCTGGCAGGATGTGCGCATGAAAAACTCTCGGATTAACTCCCACTTGAATGAATCCATTCAGGGGATTCGAGTGACTCAGGCTTACACACAGGAAAAAGAGAACATGAAGTATTTTGACAACATGAATCTGTCCAGCAAAAAGTCATGGGATAGAGCATCAGCGATGAACCAGGGCTTCGGACCACTGATTGAGATTACTGGTGGATTCGGTACATTAATCCTCTTCTGGTTTGGTGCTTACCTGATTCAGGAAGGTCAATTGACTGTGGGATTACTTGTTGCTTTTGCCAACTATGTCGGCAACTTCTGGGACCCAATCAACCGTCTGGGACAGATGTATAATCAGCTGTTGGTTGCGATGGCATCATCGGAGCGTATCTTCGAATTCATGGATGAAAAGCCAAGTATCGCAGATAAACCAGGTGCCAAGCCACTTCCTTCTATTAAAGGAGATATCGCATTCGAAAATGTGGTGTTCGAATACGAGAAGGGCAGACAGGCGCTGAAAGGAATCAGTTTCTCTGCGGCTGCTGGCCAATCGATTGCACTTGTCGGTCATACGGGCTCAGGTAAAAGTACGATCATCAATCTGATCAGTCGTTTCTATGATATATCTGGCGGACGTCTCACCATTGACGGACAGGATGTGCGGGATGTAACGGTAGAGAGTTTACGCAGCCAGATCAGTATTGTATTGCAGGATACGTTCATCTTCTCGGGCACCATTCGTGACAATATTCGATTTGGACGATTGGATGCAACCAATGAAGAAGTGGAGGACGCGGCAAAAGCAGTCAATGCACATGAGTTCATCATGAAGCTGCCTGGCGGATATGATACCGAAGTAGAGGAACGCGGTAACGTATTGTCCATGGGACAACGGCAATTGTTATCCTTTGCCCGTGCGCTCCTCGCTAATCCGCGCATATTGATTCTGGATGAAGCTACAGCCAGCATCGACACCGAAACAGAGCTGAAAATTCAGGAAGCGTTGAAGGTACTGTTACAGGGAAGAACGTCCTTTATGGTCGCTCACCGTCTCTCCACTATCCGGAATGCAGATAACATTATCGTCTTGGATCATGGTGAAATTAAAGAAGAAGGAAACCATGAGCAGCTTATTCAAAAACAAGGCATCTATAATGGATTAATAGAAGCTCAATACAGATTTTTGTAA
- the nth gene encoding endonuclease III — MNAATVRHILETMEAMFPDAHCELNHSNAFELTVAVLLSAQCTDETVNKVTADLFQKYRSPADYLVVPLEELEQDIRRIGLYRNKAKHIQNMCRILIEQYGGDVPQEHDQLVTLPGVGRKTANVVVSNAFGVPAIAVDTHVERVSKRLALAGWDDSVLEVEKKLMKRVPRDEWTLTHHRFIFFGRYHCKAQNPACHICPLLDICREGKKRMKTSQIRKDKERVTTRKRKIN; from the coding sequence ATGAATGCAGCGACGGTTAGACATATACTCGAAACTATGGAAGCAATGTTTCCTGATGCACATTGCGAATTAAATCACAGCAATGCATTTGAATTGACGGTAGCTGTCCTTTTGTCTGCCCAGTGCACCGATGAAACGGTGAACAAGGTAACCGCAGATTTGTTTCAGAAATACAGAAGCCCAGCAGATTATCTGGTGGTTCCTCTCGAAGAGCTGGAACAGGATATTCGGCGAATCGGTTTGTATCGGAACAAGGCCAAGCATATTCAGAACATGTGCCGAATTTTAATAGAGCAGTATGGCGGTGATGTACCGCAGGAACATGATCAGCTTGTGACGCTACCAGGTGTCGGTCGGAAAACCGCGAATGTAGTTGTTTCCAATGCGTTTGGAGTACCGGCAATTGCGGTAGATACTCATGTTGAACGAGTATCCAAGCGACTGGCGCTTGCAGGTTGGGATGACTCCGTACTTGAAGTCGAAAAGAAACTAATGAAGCGCGTACCCCGGGATGAGTGGACTTTAACTCACCACCGGTTTATATTTTTTGGACGCTACCATTGCAAGGCACAGAACCCTGCGTGTCATATCTGTCCATTGCTGGACATATGCAGGGAAGGAAAAAAACGTATGAAAACGTCCCAAATCAGGAAAGATAAGGAACGTGTCACCACCCGAAAACGCAAAATAAATTAA